The following coding sequences are from one Primulina eburnea isolate SZY01 chromosome 15, ASM2296580v1, whole genome shotgun sequence window:
- the LOC140814902 gene encoding autophagy-related protein 8C-like translates to MAKSSFKLEHPLERRQAEAARIREKYPDRIPVIVEKTERSDIPDIDKKKYLVPADLTVGQFVYVVRKRIKLSADKAIFIFVKNILPPTAAMMSAIYEENKDEDGFLYMTYSGENTFGSF, encoded by the exons ATGGCCAAAAGCTCCTTCAAACTGGAACACCCTCTTG AGAGGCGACAGGCTGAGGCTGCTCGTATCAGGGAGAAGTACCCTGACAGAATTCCG GTAATTGTGGAGAAGACTGAAAGGAGTGACATCCCAGACATTGACAAGAAGAA ATACTTGGTACCTGCTGATCTGACTGTTGGACAATTTGTTTATGTTGTCCGAAAAAGAATTAAGCTAAGTGCTGATAAAGCTATATTTATATTTGTCAAGAACATTCTCCCTCCAACTG CTGCAATGATGTCTGCGATATACGAGGAAAATAAAGATGAAGACGGCTTCCTATACATGACGTACAGTGGCGAGAATACATTTGGATCATTCTGA